A stretch of Labrus bergylta chromosome 19, fLabBer1.1, whole genome shotgun sequence DNA encodes these proteins:
- the LOC109979599 gene encoding (3R)-3-hydroxyacyl-CoA dehydrogenase-like isoform X1 produces MTAATRLISRLTLVTGGGSGIGRAVCQRLASEGASVVVADISEESANETVVGLQNDLRGQGHMAAVVDVSSKESVKKLVTRIQPPSVCVNAAGITQDHFLLNMEEDHFDRVIQVNLKGSFLITQAVAQALVACGAPKGSIITVGSIVGKVRELQRDAF; encoded by the exons ATGACGGCTGCCACACGGCTGATATCAAGGTTGACGCTGGTCACTG GAGGAGGCAGTGGGATCGGACGGGCGGTATGTCAGCGTTTGGCCTCTGAGGGCGCCTCCGTGGTGGTGGCAGACATCAGCGAGGAGTCTGCCAACGAGACCGTGGTGGGTCTGCAGAATGACCTCAGAGGACAGGGTCACATGGCGGCTGTGGTGGATGTGTCATCAAAAGAGAGCGTGAAGAAGCTGGTCACCAGAATACAG CctccctcagtgtgtgtgaacgcagcaggcaTCACGCAGGACCACTTCCTGCTCAACATGGAGGAGGATCACTTTGACAGAGTCATCCAGGTCAACCTGAAG GGCTCCTTCTTGATCACTCAGGCTGTGGCTCAGGCTCTGGTGGCCTGTGGAGCACCCAAAGGATCCATCATCACCGTGGGCAGCATCGTAGGAAAGgtgagagagctgcagagagacgctTTCTAG
- the LOC109975840 gene encoding major histocompatibility complex class I-related gene protein-like, whose protein sequence is MKTLVFVSLVGLFLHDTTAEMHSYKFFFTASSEVTNFPEFVAVGMVDDIQLGHYDSNIKRVEPKQDWINKVTEDEAEYLKRETERAVGAQQWFKVRLDNLKRRFNQTGGVHIYQKMSGCEWDDETGDVNGYDQHGYDGEDFIVLDTKTWTWVAPQQQAVVTKQKWDKDKTELEYLKNYFNKECVDWLKKFVNYGRSSLMRTDLPTVSLLQKTPSSRVTCHATGFYPNRAMMFWRKDGEELHEDVDKGEILPNHDGSFQISADLQLPSDDWGKYDCVFQLSGVKEDIVTKLDKREIKTNYVNPIYMIIVIIAVVLLLVTIVCVAGFCLYKKRNAVNDPAVEQMMLPNQNT, encoded by the exons ATGAAGACtctggtgtttgtgtctctcgTGGGATTATTCCTCCACGACACGACGGCAG AGATGCACTCTTATAAGTTTTTCTTCACGGCGTCTTCTGAAGTCACAAACTTCCCAGAGTTTGTGGCTGTTGGGATGGTTGATGATATTCAGTTAGGACACTACGACAGTAACATCAAGAGAGTAGAACCCAAACAGgactggatcaataaagtcacaGAAGACGAAGCTGAATACTTGAAGAGGGAGACTGAGAGAGCTGTGGGTGCCCAGCAGTGGTTCAAAGTCAGGCTTGACAATTTAAAGCGGCGCTTCAACCAAACTGGAG gtgttcacaTTTACCAGAAGATGTCAGGCTGTGAGTGGGATGATGAGACTGGAGATGTTAATGGTTATGATCAGCATGGTTATGATGGAGAAGACTTCATAGTTCTGGACACGAAGACATGGACGTGGGTCGCTCCACAACAACAGGCTGTCGTCACCAAACAGAAGTGGGATAAAGACAAAACTGAGTTAGAGTATCTTAAGAACTACTTCAACAAGGAGTGCGTTGACTGGCTGAAGAAGTTTGTGAACTATGGGAGGAGCTCTCTGATGAGAACAG ACCTCCCCACAGTGTCTCTCCTCCAGAAGACTCCCTCCTCTCGGGTCACCTGCCACGCTACAGGTTTCTACCCCAACAGAGCCATGATGTTCTggaggaaagatggagaggagctTCACGAGGACGTGGACAAGGGAGAGATCCTCCCCAACCACGACGGCTCCTTCCAGATCAGCGCTGACCTTCAACTGCCCTCTGATGACTGGGGGAAGTACgactgtgtgtttcagctctctGGTGTGAAGGAGGACATCGTCACCAAACTGGACAAACGAGAGATCAAGACCAACTACG TGAATCCCATCTACATGATCATTGTCATCATCGCTGTTGTTCTCCTTCTTGTAACCATCGTCTGTGTGGCTGGATTCTGCCTGTATAAGAAGAGAAATG CGGTAAACGACCCGGCTGTGGAGCAAATGATGCTTCCAAATCAAAATacctaa
- the LOC109979599 gene encoding (3R)-3-hydroxyacyl-CoA dehydrogenase-like isoform X2 — translation MTAATRLISRLTLVTGGGSGIGRAVCQRLASEGASVVVADISEESANETVVGLQNDLRGQGHMAAVVDVSSKESVKKLVTRIQPPSVCVNAAGITQDHFLLNMEEDHFDRVIQVNLKGSFLITQAVAQALVACGAPKGSIITVGSIVGK, via the exons ATGACGGCTGCCACACGGCTGATATCAAGGTTGACGCTGGTCACTG GAGGAGGCAGTGGGATCGGACGGGCGGTATGTCAGCGTTTGGCCTCTGAGGGCGCCTCCGTGGTGGTGGCAGACATCAGCGAGGAGTCTGCCAACGAGACCGTGGTGGGTCTGCAGAATGACCTCAGAGGACAGGGTCACATGGCGGCTGTGGTGGATGTGTCATCAAAAGAGAGCGTGAAGAAGCTGGTCACCAGAATACAG CctccctcagtgtgtgtgaacgcagcaggcaTCACGCAGGACCACTTCCTGCTCAACATGGAGGAGGATCACTTTGACAGAGTCATCCAGGTCAACCTGAAG GGCTCCTTCTTGATCACTCAGGCTGTGGCTCAGGCTCTGGTGGCCTGTGGAGCACCCAAAGGATCCATCATCACCGTGGGCAGCATCGTAGGAAAG tga